The following proteins come from a genomic window of Alnus glutinosa chromosome 10, dhAlnGlut1.1, whole genome shotgun sequence:
- the LOC133880365 gene encoding rust resistance kinase Lr10-like isoform X2: MAKGMGLTALIVVVVLLHQTCNTSAQDHCPPSSCGSILNISYPFRLTSDPKNCGNQRYNLSCENNQTLLLHLYDGRYYVRQINYTGYSIRVVDPVYFVKCEKQVNSQYHLNISACFEGGVYSSKRYTYALFEIKANASKYRPALELGDLCQVEQISLIPWPDRYYYEDDLRNISCTDFHNELLRGFELSWGTTRFGKEGILEKIYDFIEGILYRVFTFVLDHLPVPLRRRLYELSNQLEDRILQRVYERFGNNALPIYLLTYMTIDYGLFQAAKMILGAPFVIAFLIHKWNRRHLSMYDVVEEFLQSHNNLMPIRYSYSEIKKITKSFKEKLGEGGYGTVFKGTLRSGRLVAIKMLGKSKANGQDFISEVATIGRIHHVNVVQLIGFCVEGSKRALVYEFMPNGSLNKYIFLSEVRTLLSYDQMFDIALGVARGIEYLHQGCDMQILHFDIKPHNILLDENFTPKVSDFGLAKLYPTNDSIVSLTAARGTLGYMAPELFYKNIGGVSYKADVYSFGMLLMEMAGRRKNVNEVAEHSSQMYFPTWVYDQLQNRNDVEILEDATDEEKKIGKKMIIVALWCIQMKPNDRPSMNKVVQMLEGEVECLQMPSKPFLLALDETVIGGAENSNQSNESNQSSLF; this comes from the exons ATGGCAAAAGGAATGGGACTGACGGCccttattgttgttgttgtcctCCTTCATCAAACTTGCAATACAAGTGCTCAGGATCACTGTCCTCCTTCTTCTTGCGGCTCCATCCTTAACATAAGTTATCCGTTTCGATTAACGAGCGATCCCAAAAACTGCGGCAATCAAAGGTATAATCTTTCATGTGAGAACAACCAAACACTATTGTTACACTTATATGATGGAAGATACTACGTTCGACAAATCAATTACACCGGCTACTCAATCAGAGTTGTAGACCCAG TGTATTTCGTGAAATGTGAAAAGCAAGTGAATTCTCAGTATCATCTAAACATTTCTGCTTGCTTTGAGGGTGGAGTGTATTCTTCCAAGAGGTATACATATGCTCTATTCGAGATTAAAGCCAATGCATCGAAATATCGTCCTGCACTGGAGTTGGGGGACTTGTGCCAAGTAGAGCAAATATCTCTCATACCCTGGCCAGATCGTTATTATTATGAAGATGACTTAAGAAATATTTCCTGTACAGACTTCCACAATGAATTGCTACGGGGTTTTGAGCTTTCCTGGGGTACCACGCGATTTG GCAAGGAAGGAATCCTTGAGAAGATATATGATT TTATTGAAGGAATACTATATCGAGTGTTCACCTTCG TATTAGATCATCTACCAGTACCACTACGACGACGACTATATGAGCTATCAAATCAACTAGAAGACCGAATACTACAACGAGTATATGAGCGATTTGGCAACAACG CTCTTCCAATTTATTTACTGACGTACATGACAATTGACTATG GACTGTTCCAAGCAGCAAAAATGATATTGGGGGCTCCATTTGTGATTGCATTCTTGATACATAAATGGAATAGGAGACATTTATCCATGTATGATGTTGTCGAAGAATTTCTACAAAGTCACAATAACCTCATGCCAATAAGATACTCTTATTCCGAAATTAAGAAGATTACCAAAAGTTTCAAGGAGAAATTGGGTGAAGGAGGTTATGGCACTGTTTTTAAAGGAACACTTCGAAGTGGTCGTCTTGTGGCTATAAAGATGTTAGGCAAGTCCAAAGCTAACGGACAAGATTTTATAAGCGAAGTTGCAACTATTGGAAGGATTCACCATGTTAATGTAGTGCAACTCATTGGTTTTTGCGTTGAAGGATCGAAACGGGCTCTTGTATATGAGTTCATGCCTAATGGTTCcttaaataaatacatatttttgtCAGAAGTACGCACGCTCCTAAGCTATGATCAAATGTTTGATATAGCTCTAGGAGTGGCTCGTGGGATTGAATATTTACATCAAGGATGTGACATGCAAATTTTACATTTTGATATCAAGCCTCACAACATTCTTCTTGATGAAAATTTTACTCCCAAGGTTTCTGACTTTGGACTAGCAAAATTATATCCAACAAATGACAGCATTGTTTCTTTGACTGCTGCAAGAGGGACATTAGGATACATGGCTCCTGAGTTGTTCTACAAAAATATTGGAGGCGTCTCATACAAAGCTGATGTTTATAGTTTTGGAATGTTATTGATGGAAATGGCCGGCAGAAGAAAGAACGTAAATGAAGTTGCAGAACACTCAAGCCAAATGTACTTCCCTACTTGGGTTTATGACCAATTGCAAAATAGAAACGACGTAGAAATATTGGAAGACGCCACagatgaggaaaagaaaatagggaAGAAGATGATCATTGTTGCATTATGGTGTATACAGATGAAGCCTAATGATCGCCCTTCAATGAACAAAGTTGTTCAAATGCTTGAAGGAGAAGTTGAATGCTTACAAATGCCTTCCAAGCCTTTCCTTTTAGCACTAGACGAAACCGTAATAGGTGGTGCAGAGAATTCGAATCAATCAAATGAATCAAATCAATCATCTCtattttaa
- the LOC133880367 gene encoding rust resistance kinase Lr10-like isoform X2, with protein sequence MDTFKEMVISYLFLFVAFIIDLGDAQNICAETRCGGHGPSIRFPFRLNTQADHCGYSGFNLSCTDKNDTVLELPVSVKLFVKEINYKSQVIQLYDPQHCFPRPQLQRLNLSNSSPFRFKVNSSDYLSDYALFNCSPRSENKHQYLIYCLSGSTYRVYPATEINASIISCTKMYNLYQIPVALIAVDYDKFVQLSWSTPDCKRCEVKGKKCEKSNSSPSGTQCIPTHTKGVILGSFLILLSIFTLYRFYTYDKVEKEHQAKIEKFLEDYRNFRPTRYSYADVKRITNQFTEKLGEGAYGTVFKGKLSNEIYVAVKILKTSMGNGEEFINEVRTMAKIHHVNVVRLVGFCADGFRRAVVCEFLPNDSLDKFISSTTAKNLIHNWDKLQDIAFGVAKGIEYLHQGCDQRILHFDIKPHNVLLDQNFNPKISDFGLAKLCSKDQSAVSMTTARGTMGYIAPEVFSRNFGNVSAKADVYSFGILLLEIVGGKKNVDIAIENTNQVYFPEWIYNLLEQKEDIRIFVEDDGDAKIAKKLAIVGLWCIQWHPMDRPSIKNVVQMLEGEGDKLTMPPNPFASTGPIKTRENMATKRLNNELEVIPESE encoded by the exons ATGGATACTTTCAAAGAAATGGTAATCTCATACTTGTTCTTGTTTGTGGCTTTCATCATAGACCTTGGAGATGcccaaaatatttgtgctgaaaCACGTTGTGGAGGTCATGGTCCATCCATCCGATTTCCCTTCCGACTTAACACCCAGGCAGATCACTGTGGGTATTCTGGGTTTAATCTCTCCTGTACTGACAAGAATGATACGGTGCTCGAGCTGCCCGTTTCAGTGAAGCTCTTTGTCAAAGAGATTAACTACAAATCTCAAGTAATTCAATTATATGATCCACAACATTGCTTCCCAAGGCCGCAGCTTCAGCGGCTCAATTTGTCCAATTCCTCTCCTTTCCGATTCAAAGTAAATTCCTCTGATTACCTTTCCGACTATGCCTTATTTAATTGTTCCCCAAGATCAGAAAACAAACATCAATATCTCATCTATTGTCTTAGTGGTTCTACCTACCGAGTTTACCCTGCGACTGAGATCAATGCGTCCATCATATCTTGTACAAAGATGTATAATCTTTATCAAATTCCAGTTGCTTTAATAGCAGTGGATTATGATAAATTTGTTCAATTGAGTTGGTCCACTCCAGACTGCAAACGCTGTGAAGTGAAAGGCAAGAAATGTGAGAAGAGTAATAGCAGTCCATCAGGAACTCAGTGCATCCCTACACATACTAAAG GTGTCATCTTAGGTTCATTTCTGATACTGCTCTCTATCTTTACTCTCTACCGTTTCTATACTTAtgataaagttgaaaaagaacaTCAAGCAAAGATCGAAAAGTTTTTGGAGGATTATAGAAATTTCAGACCCACGAGATACTCATATGCTGATGTTAAAAggattacaaatcaatttactGAGAAGTTAGGTGAAGGAGCATATGGAACAGTGTTCAAAGGAAAGCTTTCCAATGAAATTTATGTTGCGGTGAAGATCCTGAAGACATCAATGGGAAATGGGGAAGAATTCATAAATGAAGTAAGAACAATGGCTAAGATCCATCATGTTAACGTGGTTCGCTTGGTTGGCTTTTGTGCTGATGGATTTAGAAGAGCTGTAGTATGTGAGTTCTTACCAAATGATTCACTAGACAAGTTTATATCTTCAACGACTGCCAAGAACCTTATTCATAATTGGGATAAGTTGCAAGATATTGCTTTCGGCGTAGCAAAAGGAATCGAATATCTTCACCAAGGATGCGACCAACGAATCCTCCATTTTGACATCAAACCTCACAATGTTTTGTTAGATCAGAACTTCaatccaaaaatttctgattttggtcTTGCCAAATTGTGTTCTAAGGATCAAAGTGCAGTTTCCATGACCACAGCTAGGGGGACTATGGGTTACATTGCACCTGAAGTGttctctagaaattttggaaatGTGTCTGCAAAAGCagatgtttatagctttggaATATTGTTACTTGAAATTGTTGGAGGGAAGAAAAATGTTGATATTGCAATTGAGAATACTAACCAAGTCTACTTTCCAGAATGGATCTACAATCTCTTGGAACAAAAAGAAGACATACGAATCTTTGTTGAAGATGATGGAGATgctaaaattgcaaagaaacttGCAATTGTAGGACTTTGGTGCATCCAATGGCACCCAATGGATCGTCCTTCAATTAAAAATGTGGTTCAAATGttagaaggagaaggagatAAATTAACGATGCCTCCTAATCCCTTTGCCTCTACAGGCCCCataaaaactagagaaaatatGGCTACAAAACGTCTAAACAATGAGTTGGAAGTGATTCCTGAATCAGAATAA
- the LOC133880367 gene encoding rust resistance kinase Lr10-like isoform X1 yields the protein MDTFKEMVISYLFLFVAFIIDLGDAQNICAETRCGGHGPSIRFPFRLNTQADHCGYSGFNLSCTDKNDTVLELPVSVKLFVKEINYKSQVIQLYDPQHCFPRPQLQRLNLSNSSPFRFKVNSSDYLSDYALFNCSPRSENKHQYLIYCLSGSTYRVYPATEINASIISCTKMYNLYQIPVALIAVDYDKFVQLSWSTPDCKRCEVKGKKCEKSNSSPSGTQCIPTHTKGALPKLAIAGVILGSFLILLSIFTLYRFYTYDKVEKEHQAKIEKFLEDYRNFRPTRYSYADVKRITNQFTEKLGEGAYGTVFKGKLSNEIYVAVKILKTSMGNGEEFINEVRTMAKIHHVNVVRLVGFCADGFRRAVVCEFLPNDSLDKFISSTTAKNLIHNWDKLQDIAFGVAKGIEYLHQGCDQRILHFDIKPHNVLLDQNFNPKISDFGLAKLCSKDQSAVSMTTARGTMGYIAPEVFSRNFGNVSAKADVYSFGILLLEIVGGKKNVDIAIENTNQVYFPEWIYNLLEQKEDIRIFVEDDGDAKIAKKLAIVGLWCIQWHPMDRPSIKNVVQMLEGEGDKLTMPPNPFASTGPIKTRENMATKRLNNELEVIPESE from the exons ATGGATACTTTCAAAGAAATGGTAATCTCATACTTGTTCTTGTTTGTGGCTTTCATCATAGACCTTGGAGATGcccaaaatatttgtgctgaaaCACGTTGTGGAGGTCATGGTCCATCCATCCGATTTCCCTTCCGACTTAACACCCAGGCAGATCACTGTGGGTATTCTGGGTTTAATCTCTCCTGTACTGACAAGAATGATACGGTGCTCGAGCTGCCCGTTTCAGTGAAGCTCTTTGTCAAAGAGATTAACTACAAATCTCAAGTAATTCAATTATATGATCCACAACATTGCTTCCCAAGGCCGCAGCTTCAGCGGCTCAATTTGTCCAATTCCTCTCCTTTCCGATTCAAAGTAAATTCCTCTGATTACCTTTCCGACTATGCCTTATTTAATTGTTCCCCAAGATCAGAAAACAAACATCAATATCTCATCTATTGTCTTAGTGGTTCTACCTACCGAGTTTACCCTGCGACTGAGATCAATGCGTCCATCATATCTTGTACAAAGATGTATAATCTTTATCAAATTCCAGTTGCTTTAATAGCAGTGGATTATGATAAATTTGTTCAATTGAGTTGGTCCACTCCAGACTGCAAACGCTGTGAAGTGAAAGGCAAGAAATGTGAGAAGAGTAATAGCAGTCCATCAGGAACTCAGTGCATCCCTACACATACTAAAG GTGCATTACCAAAGTTAGCAATTGCTG GTGTCATCTTAGGTTCATTTCTGATACTGCTCTCTATCTTTACTCTCTACCGTTTCTATACTTAtgataaagttgaaaaagaacaTCAAGCAAAGATCGAAAAGTTTTTGGAGGATTATAGAAATTTCAGACCCACGAGATACTCATATGCTGATGTTAAAAggattacaaatcaatttactGAGAAGTTAGGTGAAGGAGCATATGGAACAGTGTTCAAAGGAAAGCTTTCCAATGAAATTTATGTTGCGGTGAAGATCCTGAAGACATCAATGGGAAATGGGGAAGAATTCATAAATGAAGTAAGAACAATGGCTAAGATCCATCATGTTAACGTGGTTCGCTTGGTTGGCTTTTGTGCTGATGGATTTAGAAGAGCTGTAGTATGTGAGTTCTTACCAAATGATTCACTAGACAAGTTTATATCTTCAACGACTGCCAAGAACCTTATTCATAATTGGGATAAGTTGCAAGATATTGCTTTCGGCGTAGCAAAAGGAATCGAATATCTTCACCAAGGATGCGACCAACGAATCCTCCATTTTGACATCAAACCTCACAATGTTTTGTTAGATCAGAACTTCaatccaaaaatttctgattttggtcTTGCCAAATTGTGTTCTAAGGATCAAAGTGCAGTTTCCATGACCACAGCTAGGGGGACTATGGGTTACATTGCACCTGAAGTGttctctagaaattttggaaatGTGTCTGCAAAAGCagatgtttatagctttggaATATTGTTACTTGAAATTGTTGGAGGGAAGAAAAATGTTGATATTGCAATTGAGAATACTAACCAAGTCTACTTTCCAGAATGGATCTACAATCTCTTGGAACAAAAAGAAGACATACGAATCTTTGTTGAAGATGATGGAGATgctaaaattgcaaagaaacttGCAATTGTAGGACTTTGGTGCATCCAATGGCACCCAATGGATCGTCCTTCAATTAAAAATGTGGTTCAAATGttagaaggagaaggagatAAATTAACGATGCCTCCTAATCCCTTTGCCTCTACAGGCCCCataaaaactagagaaaatatGGCTACAAAACGTCTAAACAATGAGTTGGAAGTGATTCCTGAATCAGAATAA
- the LOC133880365 gene encoding leucine-rich repeat receptor-like serine/threonine-protein kinase At2g14510 isoform X1: MAKGMGLTALIVVVVLLHQTCNTSAQDHCPPSSCGSILNISYPFRLTSDPKNCGNQRYNLSCENNQTLLLHLYDGRYYVRQINYTGYSIRVVDPGIGLNATEYYSIPRYFLEYNNFSSGDPYRAFDTNMAVYFVKCEKQVNSQYHLNISACFEGGVYSSKRYTYALFEIKANASKYRPALELGDLCQVEQISLIPWPDRYYYEDDLRNISCTDFHNELLRGFELSWGTTRFGKEGILEKIYDFIEGILYRVFTFVLDHLPVPLRRRLYELSNQLEDRILQRVYERFGNNALPIYLLTYMTIDYGLFQAAKMILGAPFVIAFLIHKWNRRHLSMYDVVEEFLQSHNNLMPIRYSYSEIKKITKSFKEKLGEGGYGTVFKGTLRSGRLVAIKMLGKSKANGQDFISEVATIGRIHHVNVVQLIGFCVEGSKRALVYEFMPNGSLNKYIFLSEVRTLLSYDQMFDIALGVARGIEYLHQGCDMQILHFDIKPHNILLDENFTPKVSDFGLAKLYPTNDSIVSLTAARGTLGYMAPELFYKNIGGVSYKADVYSFGMLLMEMAGRRKNVNEVAEHSSQMYFPTWVYDQLQNRNDVEILEDATDEEKKIGKKMIIVALWCIQMKPNDRPSMNKVVQMLEGEVECLQMPSKPFLLALDETVIGGAENSNQSNESNQSSLF, translated from the exons ATGGCAAAAGGAATGGGACTGACGGCccttattgttgttgttgtcctCCTTCATCAAACTTGCAATACAAGTGCTCAGGATCACTGTCCTCCTTCTTCTTGCGGCTCCATCCTTAACATAAGTTATCCGTTTCGATTAACGAGCGATCCCAAAAACTGCGGCAATCAAAGGTATAATCTTTCATGTGAGAACAACCAAACACTATTGTTACACTTATATGATGGAAGATACTACGTTCGACAAATCAATTACACCGGCTACTCAATCAGAGTTGTAGACCCAGGTATTGGACTCAACGCTACTGAGTACTACTCCATCCCTCGTTATTTTCTAGAATATAATAATTTCAGTTCTGGAGATCCATATCGAGCATTTGATACTAATATGGCAGTGTATTTCGTGAAATGTGAAAAGCAAGTGAATTCTCAGTATCATCTAAACATTTCTGCTTGCTTTGAGGGTGGAGTGTATTCTTCCAAGAGGTATACATATGCTCTATTCGAGATTAAAGCCAATGCATCGAAATATCGTCCTGCACTGGAGTTGGGGGACTTGTGCCAAGTAGAGCAAATATCTCTCATACCCTGGCCAGATCGTTATTATTATGAAGATGACTTAAGAAATATTTCCTGTACAGACTTCCACAATGAATTGCTACGGGGTTTTGAGCTTTCCTGGGGTACCACGCGATTTG GCAAGGAAGGAATCCTTGAGAAGATATATGATT TTATTGAAGGAATACTATATCGAGTGTTCACCTTCG TATTAGATCATCTACCAGTACCACTACGACGACGACTATATGAGCTATCAAATCAACTAGAAGACCGAATACTACAACGAGTATATGAGCGATTTGGCAACAACG CTCTTCCAATTTATTTACTGACGTACATGACAATTGACTATG GACTGTTCCAAGCAGCAAAAATGATATTGGGGGCTCCATTTGTGATTGCATTCTTGATACATAAATGGAATAGGAGACATTTATCCATGTATGATGTTGTCGAAGAATTTCTACAAAGTCACAATAACCTCATGCCAATAAGATACTCTTATTCCGAAATTAAGAAGATTACCAAAAGTTTCAAGGAGAAATTGGGTGAAGGAGGTTATGGCACTGTTTTTAAAGGAACACTTCGAAGTGGTCGTCTTGTGGCTATAAAGATGTTAGGCAAGTCCAAAGCTAACGGACAAGATTTTATAAGCGAAGTTGCAACTATTGGAAGGATTCACCATGTTAATGTAGTGCAACTCATTGGTTTTTGCGTTGAAGGATCGAAACGGGCTCTTGTATATGAGTTCATGCCTAATGGTTCcttaaataaatacatatttttgtCAGAAGTACGCACGCTCCTAAGCTATGATCAAATGTTTGATATAGCTCTAGGAGTGGCTCGTGGGATTGAATATTTACATCAAGGATGTGACATGCAAATTTTACATTTTGATATCAAGCCTCACAACATTCTTCTTGATGAAAATTTTACTCCCAAGGTTTCTGACTTTGGACTAGCAAAATTATATCCAACAAATGACAGCATTGTTTCTTTGACTGCTGCAAGAGGGACATTAGGATACATGGCTCCTGAGTTGTTCTACAAAAATATTGGAGGCGTCTCATACAAAGCTGATGTTTATAGTTTTGGAATGTTATTGATGGAAATGGCCGGCAGAAGAAAGAACGTAAATGAAGTTGCAGAACACTCAAGCCAAATGTACTTCCCTACTTGGGTTTATGACCAATTGCAAAATAGAAACGACGTAGAAATATTGGAAGACGCCACagatgaggaaaagaaaatagggaAGAAGATGATCATTGTTGCATTATGGTGTATACAGATGAAGCCTAATGATCGCCCTTCAATGAACAAAGTTGTTCAAATGCTTGAAGGAGAAGTTGAATGCTTACAAATGCCTTCCAAGCCTTTCCTTTTAGCACTAGACGAAACCGTAATAGGTGGTGCAGAGAATTCGAATCAATCAAATGAATCAAATCAATCATCTCtattttaa